ctgctcgacaacaTCTCAACActtctatctgtcgaggtttaagaaaaacagattttgagttctgttttgattctaatcagtggatgtgtctttgggtcttcttttctcctaaccctagacatataaaatgattattttaagggctgtcaaagtgttcacaagttgcacaagcattgagaaatccttattcaagcaaattgtgactagagacaaagttcttgccctagttcatctctcttgtgaaaaagttgctatgtaatgtgcaccgtagggttttgtaaccaagcatcttcttgatcttcatcatgtggatgaattgaagaactttgcagccaacaatcttctctagttggtgattgaagttgcgtactgggatccgtgcaattggttagtcacgtacttgagagtcgtgcattgaaaggagaaattgtcactatagaacaagttcaattgggtattgaggtaagggttcaactgtaggttggtaaggtacttgagattcctttacttgtaaccgcttattgtgataatagtggaatttcgggagtggtgactttaaaatcacccggtggggtttttgccgtgtaggtttttcccattcataaacaaatcaccgtgtcatttaatttccattgcatacttagtttaattggtgatttgtttgtgttaccacgagttttgcatgttaatttaattaataaataacttggccaattaatcaatttaatccatcacaaggggtcaatacgtttttggcctatcagatAGGGCATGTGATACCTGACGAGGGCATTTGCattatttctgaccgacataaaTGTATCAAATGTGTCATTGCAGAGTAGCCAAGAGGTGATGACAGAAGCTTACGGGTATTTCaccgatattgccttcgacatgttgctagcaacttcaacacacaCTTTGATGACCCGACTCTAAaggcattggccttgaaagctgCATATGCGACTcatgaagctaaatttgagtCCATAATGCAAACCATTAGGAATGTCGAGATTAATGCACTGAGGAGTGTAGATCCTGATGATCCCCATATTGCACGCTATATGCCACACATATATCTAATGAGTGAGGATCTGGACAAATGGACCTagtcacatgatggtggaagacgttacggggcaatgacaaccaatatctcTGAGTGCTTTAATGGGGTAATTAAAGGTACCCGTGGTTTGTCCATTGCTAcaatggttgagttcactttgtgcaaacttgttgcatatttccATGATCGATATAAAGAAATTACTTCTGATCGCTCTCGAGGTAAGGTGTGGAGTGATTATGCAATGGGGATCTATACCAAAAATGTGCAGAAAACTTCAGGACACACTCTGAGGACGTATCCTTCAATCTGCACATGGAAAAACTAGGTATATTagtaatgcaataccaaatcaacaatgccaatcgataataaaataaatgttggttCTGAATTGGTTCTGCTAGtaataattgcaaattataGGGAGACCAAGTGTTTCCTTtgactaaatttaaattatcttttctattaAAGATGTAGCTGGCGGATAGAGTAGacaaaaatgttaattaaaaaatcaaatgaacaaaaatttaaaaataataaaaatggacaTAAGAATGTATACCATAACTCTAATAGGAAATATGAAATATGACCTTAGAGCAtctcaaattagttttttaaatcAACAGAGATCTCTATAAGGTAAATCAACAAACTTCTCTATAAGGTAAATCAACAAAGTTCTCTATAAGGAATCTTAAGTAGACAACAGCTTTAAAAGGGAGGTTTGATGCTAAGAAGACATTGGAGCACATATATCATGCTCTCTAAACAGTGGTTTCATGCTAAGAAATACGGTAAGATGGAGAACACATAGAGAAGTTACCATTAGAATCAATCTAGCACAGGGAATATCGATGAACCTCCGAGTTACCCTTTTGAACCAATCGAAGTACTCGTGTTGTGGAGGCATATCACCAAGCACTGCTTCACAACGCCGCTGAAGGCGATTACCCACTCCGTAATATGCCCAGCATGTTTCTGCATCCAACTAACACCAACCTTCCCCCTCAAGTCAATGCCAGGAAGCACTGTATCAGTATCAACATCATGGGGAATTTCTTGGATCATCCCAAATTGACGAACGACACAATCCGGTGTATGTTTCTTTATTGGTGGAAACATACAAGTGGCACCGTTGCTGTCCACACAGCCCTCCTTGCAATGCACCACAGTAGAAGGTCCTCTAATTCAGCTTCATACGGCTGCCACACCACCTACAACAGCCAAAAAACAAGTACACAACACATTAGGAAACAATGTTTATATTTCAAAGTTCACCAAACATATATCTTGTtcctaaacatgttaaacaaggCATTTTCATACCTAGCCTGGCAACATTGAAGCTATTTGCTCGCGATACCTATCCAGGAAGACGTGGGTGTGcctgtttttcttgtttgtgaCCCACAACCACCTATAATCAAGAACAAGGGATCATTAACTTTGTACAACTTTCCCACCGAGAAAATCATATGATTAAAACTATAATGTAATCAATCTATGGATGGTCAAGTTAATGTAATGAAGTTGTAGGAAACAATTTGCATATAGACTCTCTATAACATGTTATTAGGTAGAGCTTGGTTAATGTACATAGTAATTTTAAGTAAAGTATTTATAACCTTAGCCCACCCACTCGCTTTCAACTAATCATTACAAACATACTTTGTTATGCTGCATTTAGAGTATGTTTTCTAATAAGATAGTTAATCTAGTAAACTGAAGCTTGGTTAACTAAGCAACTTTtatatacttataaaataataaaaaacaaaaattaagaacaagTAGCATATATATTAACCTAATCATATAATTTAggaaatttgacacaaaattagagtatattaacctaatcatatatattgaacctctgtttaaaattgtataatattGACTTAAATAATTCCTagaagcttttaaaaaaataaataaattcaagttACATGACGTGTATGAGGTAGAGACTTACTTCAGGGACAGTGGACCACGCATTGGAGGACCATAAGCACCCACTGGTGGGCCATGCTCAACTGTCTGGCACAAATATGGGAACCTgacccatgcccaatactggaccaatAACAAGCACCCACCAATCTGACTAGCTTTCTTATCGCTTGCCCTGCATAACTCTCGGTAaaaccatgcaaggcaagcactTCCCCAACTGCACATTCGTGGGTTGCGAAGGCCTTCTAACTGTTGCACCCACATTAGATGCACCCTATCGCCGGATTTGTCCATGAAGAATGTGTCCCCTAGTAGCgctaggatgtagcatcgtGCATACTTATGCAGCTGATCCTCTTCAGCATTAGGCAGCAATGGATCGACAACTTCCTCCAAAAGCCATTGGATGAGAATCCTCTAGCCATTAAGTTGCTTTCTCTGATCATTTATAGGTCGGAAGCCAAGGAATTATTCGCACACAGGACTCCATTCTTTCTGTGTGCTCCCTGTTATGGCCTCGCCATCAACAGGAAGCCCGAGAAGAACCTCCACATCTTGCAATGTGATGGTGACCTCACCATGTGGCATGTGGAAGGTGTGAGTCTCGGGCCGCCATCGCTCCACTAAGGCCATTATCAGGCCATGGTCAATCTCTCTACCTGGGGTCTTGAGGAGTCCCTTCAAACCAAGTGCCTTAATAATGTCAACAACTCGGTCGTCCACCATTGGCTTTCAATTGGAGAACTCTTCATTACGGGTAGGGCATTTAAGGGACCCTAGATCCTGCACAAAGAAAACCATGGATTAATATATGACAGCAAGTGCATGTACATTGTATATCTTAAATGCATGTACATTTGTTAAATCTTTAGTGTTGTGTTTTACCTGCCCATTCCAAATAGCTTCTGACCGATGGTTGACCTGCAATTTCAACACCCACTGGTCAATGGGGCCAGGCTGCGCATGGTCAATCTATCCAGCATTTGCAGCAGCCATACTGCACAAGAATGATAAGCAGTTAGTTTGAGAAATGAACACACAATATGCTTATGAAACTAGGTATGAGTTAGAGCAACCAAAACCAGTTTGTACAATGAGAGTTCAGTAAAATATGAAAGAATGATTCAGTAAAAGATGAAAGAATGAAGCAAAGATGAAAGAATTCAGTTAACTACCCGAAGCCTTAACTTACTGAATTTGTAGTCTGTTGTGGCATAAGCCTTAACTAAAAATTCATACATATTGTGTAAACTACACTGACaactaataaactaaaaatcaaCTGCTAAACAATAATAGTCTGTCCGGACCAATTCCTTCAGCTACGGCTAACATGAGCCAGCTTACTTTTCTGTAATTCTCTTCAAAACTTACCCTTATTCAATactaataattatatttttgtcttgaaatttatttagtttcTTATCTGAATAATgtttaaatggattgttaatGTTTTAGGGATCTGTCTTATAACAATTTAAGTGGTCCTGTACCAAGGTTTCAAAATAAGACATTCAAGTAAGTCACtcctaaaatggttttttttttttttttttctttccctttttctttttcccccttcAAAACATTCAACTTTTTCTTTGTCTAATTATGTTCTCATCTTTTGACTGACACAGTGTTATTGGAAACCCTTCA
This genomic stretch from Castanea sativa cultivar Marrone di Chiusa Pesio chromosome 1, ASM4071231v1 harbors:
- the LOC142635661 gene encoding serine/threonine-protein phosphatase 7 long form homolog; the protein is MVDDRVVDIIKALGLKGLLKTPGREIDHGLIMALVERWRPETHTFHMPHGEVTITLQDVEVLLGLPVDGEAITGSTQKEWSPEVVDPLLPNAEEDQLHKYARCYILALLGDTFFMDKSGDRVHLMWVQQLEGLRNPRMCSWGSACLAWFYRELCRASDKKASQIGGCLLLVQYWAWVRFPYLCQTVEHGPPVGAYGPPMRGPLSLKWLWVTNKKNRHTHVFLDRWCGSRMKLN